In Podospora pseudocomata strain CBS 415.72m chromosome 4, whole genome shotgun sequence, the genomic stretch CAGAGCTTCGCCCGCCAACATCAGCGCTCCATCAAGCAGAAACTCTCGGAGGTCTGAGGGTCGATAGCCAAGTGTTGGTGAGTTGTGGTGGGGTTCGTGGCAGACTTGAAGATTCACGCTTGATAGGATGAGGGGTTCACCTCTTCAGATGCTGAACTCGACGGAAAAAAACAGGCGGTCGGAAGTGGCAGTATTTGACAGGTTCCAACCTGCAGGGTTACCCCACAGTCTTGGCTGCAGCGAACCTCGGCTCTTTCCGCAGCTATATTCGAGCCGTCAGCAACAATGAAATTTCCTCTTTCCTCACTTCTTGCCTCGTGCTTGTCTTTCGAAGCGGAGGTGTTTATCCCCTTTCCTGCCGCTGCAATGTCAGACATCAGGCGTCTCAAAAGCAGAACGAGGGCTGACTATCGGTACATTCTGGAATACCGCACACGATGGTAAGAACATTCGATGTCAACCTACTTCTAAGACGCGTTTTGGGATTAATAATGATCAGGAGCGATAACGATATGTACGACCACATGAACAACTCCATTTACAACTTCCTTTACGACTCCGTTATCAATACTTACCTGATGGAAAACTGTGGCCTCCATCCACCCTCGTCTCCGCAATATGGCATGGTTGTACATTCACACAACGACTACTTTGCTTCTATTTCGTTTCCTGCCTGCGCTGAGTTGGCCCTGCGAGTAAACCGCATAGGAAATTCCAGTGTGGCATATGAAATAGCTCTGTTTGAAAAGGGGCACGATGCGGTTCGATCTGTGGGCGAGTTTGTTCAAGTCTTTGTCGACCGCGAGACAGGGAGGCCAAATGCAAAGGGGATGAACCCAGAGCTACGCCGGGGATTGGAGAATTTACTAGTGAATCGAGAAGCAAGTAAACTTTGAAACGGGGGCGAGTATGTATACAAGATACTATGTTTGGCTTCACAAGTTGACTAGAATATATATACTTGTAATAACCATCTGGATCGAAACTTGTCGTGAATCTAACATAGTAGAAATAAATGTCACGGATCGTGCACGAAGTGCCGGTGCACAGGGCGCGGGGCGCCCGTAGCCAATCATTACCTGACTAATAGAAGGTGGAGCGACGGGATCACTGGTGGAGCGACGGGATCACTGGTGGAGCGACGGGATCACTGGTGGAGCGACAGGAGCGCGGTGATCCAAAGGAAGGAAAGGTGATCCAGATCACTCTTGGCGAAAGTGATCTAGGTAATCCAGAGGTCTATATTTATGGAGGAACTAGATAGGTAGcagatagttccgcagtatgtAATATAAGTTACATTCATTAGTATTAAAACAATTGTGATTAAGAAAAGGTATTGTTGTGCACTGATTAGCTGCACCGACCTAAGATCGCCTAGAAGCGCCTTCGACTAGTATCACattcagaggttctggatagaGGTTCGCCACAATAAGATACTATATATATAGCTTTATATCAAAAGTCTGAAAAAAATTCATAGGTAGTTTTGATTTCTCAGTAGTATCTAGAGATTTTCTTTTGATCTAAGTTTATAGGAATCTAAAACTGATTTAAAATATTTCTAATTTTCTAATCATAAATAAAGTTTTAAGTGAGATATAATACtttatttttttgggggCTAGTATTTATAGAATATTAAATGAAAAGGTTTTATATAATACTACTCTGATAATGTGGTTATTTAATAAcccaaaaaaataaaaatattACCAGTGATTATAATAATGAgtaggttttttttttaaaaaaaaagaaatagcCAAAGCTTCGTTTAAAAAAATAGTAGCTTCACCTACTATTAAAGTAGTAAACGTTACATATACAATAAAGAGATACTAATACTAAAATATAGAGAAAGAAGTTTTAGCTTTAAAGGATAAGTTAATATAGCTAGAGGCTATAGTAATATAACAGTTACTCTTTTCTTTATTAATTAAGAGTCTAATTCCGTATAGCGTATTAAATATTTCTCGTAGGTATTACTTATATTTTTCTACAGTATGTAAATAAAATTAACGTCGTTAAAATATTATGTTACTTTGTTATTAAGGTACTTTCGAATTGTATATAATAAAAGAATAAAACGTCGCGAGTATATTAACTAACCCGAATAGTATTACGAAATACTATTTTCTAATTATTCCCTTCTTTAATCCGTATTATAAGCGTACCCGATAGGTATTTAAATATATAAAGTATCGTGCATTAATTAATTAACTCCGTAATTTAAATATTAACCGTACCAGATAGTTAATTTTGACCGTTTCGTTATTTATTTAATAATAATATATATACAGTTATAAATTACCGTCTTTTTTGGTATAAAAAATATAGGTTATCCTACTTATAGTATAAATTTCCTAATGTATCTTTTCTTTAAATTCTCGTCTAAATATCTCCGTAACTCTTTACTTTATTTATGGTTAGTATAATAAGTTTTAAATAACCGTAGTTTAATTCCTTTTTTAACTTAATTTCGTAATTCTACGGTCTTTGCTTTAAAACTCCTTCTAAATACTTAATCGTAAAGGCTAAGTATCCTTAATATTTTACCGGTACCGCCGTTTTCTTACTTTGTTTTTTATTATTATAATAAATATATTTATTAATCTCCCATATTTTTACTAACGTTATTATTTTTTTTCGATTTTATTATTTATATTAATAAGATGTACTGTTACTTTTAAAGTTCTCACGGTAATACTATAGAAGATATTTATTTTATACTTTactttatatatatatctaaTTTCCTATCGTTATTTAGATACCTTTAAGGATCTCTTATTCGTAAATAATTATTACTTCTCTAATCAATATTTAAATCATAATCTTGAAACTATAATGACTTTAAGATTATATTTTTAAAGGTTTTGTATTTATAATATTAAATATAACGTTAATGGTATTTAATATAATTAATAGTTGTTTGCGAATAACTAGTTTCTTGTTTAAAAGAATCCCTAAAAAACTAGACTCTGGTTTATATTTAAGAGGCTTTTTCAAGCCTAAAGCTATTTATTTCTATGCCTTCAATACCATCAAATTCCTTCAAATTTAAAAGAAATCATTTAAGGATTTCCAAGATTTGGAAAAAATAATGGCAGCTATAAATCTATAGACTTTTAGATATATCTTTTAGTATTAATATATTTTATTATACTTGAATATATATCTTAAATATCTCACTTTTAACCTTTAAAAAAGACTGTTGATAGTTAAAGTATTTCTATTATAGTATAAGTTAAGAAAATGCTTTTAGTTTATTCAAAATATATTAAATCTTAAAGATTTTATTTAAACCATTTTACCTTTTAATATTTTTAGTGTTATAAAAGTATATATTTAGTTTTATCATAACCATTATCGAATTTTTAATTTAGAGTTTTTGAATTTTTATATTCTTTTTTTAAATTTCAAGATATATTAATTACCTGTATAAATAACATTAGTTATGGTTTTTTCAGGTTTGAAGTTATTACCTTTAAGATGATAGTATTTACTTTATAATATAAGATATTAAGGTAATTATTTGCTTATAATCGAGATAAAAGAAAATAAATAATTTTCTAATTTGATTTGTTTTATGTATCGTAAAAATATGGAAAGTAACTATATGAACTTTTATATAAACGTATTAATAAAAGTTATATGCTTTTAAACATTATAGAATTCCTTAATGTTAAATATTTAGTTAATGAAAAAAAGTTTATTTAAACCTTTAATATTTCTATTATTGATACTTTGAAACTTTCATGTACAGTCCTTACTTCTATAAATCTACATTTATTCAATATTTCCATTAAGATTATCAAAAAGATTAAAATCACGTTATACAATTAAATCTATTATTTTAAATCATTTAAAAATAATATAAAATATTTGAACTCATTTAGACCGAACTAACTGAGTCCAATAAATAAAGGGGTTCTCTATAAAGATTAAAGTAAAAAGTCTAGGTTTATGAATCATATCCACATTAATCTTTCTGAATATGATGTTTACTTTAATAGTTCATTAGttattttctttttaaaCTTTGTCGTCTAAGTTTTTTTGACTTTAATTCAAATATAGTTATTACGTTTACTTCAATTCTCTATACTATATAATAATCCTCATAAATCTTTGAATAACTTCATAGTTTATAGAAACTTTCCATAATATATCTTATATTTAAATATTATTTTAAAATTAAGATATATTCTGTTATAAACAGTTGTCTTATAATGCAAAATGAAGCATTTCAAGGAAAGGTAGTATAGTTTTTAACTAATATACGTTATCCAAATGCTGATATAGTATAAACAAAGTTTTATcagtttttttttcaaaGTTGTGTAATATTATTATTGGAGGTTATTTTGATTTTTTTACGCTTTAAAGGAGCTTTTTTGTTTTAAAAATAGATGAGCCTAATATTTTATCTCTTGTATTGTACCCAGGTACTTTTTTCTCCGTTAAACGATTTATTATATCACGTATAATACAAATGATTAATATAGTGGCGACGAGCTAGATGGATTAATTCTTCATTTATCTCATATAGTCGTATCCTCCTTAACTTTAATATTTAATTACATTCATTATACTATATATTAGCCTTCAATTTTCAATATTACATTAGTTGATAATATGATTatgagttttttttttcaatgAAGAATATTTTTATTTATTATATTAACATTAAGAAAGTTTTTCTCAAATATTATTAATATCCTCATTAGAAAGAAACTTATTAGCAGTACTATTCAACAAATCTATCTTAGTAATAAAGTCTGTTAATTGTTTCAATTAATATTCACGCATTATTTATAAAAGATATAGCGAATTATAATCTTCATTTATACTATAACGTACGTCATCAGTGAGTGAGGCATATCAGTGAGTGGGGCACTTTCGACGCGACGCGACATCTTTGTACTCAACAACCACTTTTCTCTACCATCAAAGATGCCCTCTACTtcaaaagaaagccaaatAATCTTGGCTCTCTaggctcttcaaaatgacgaAAAGCTAAGCATACGGGCTGTGGCTAAGGCCTATAGAGTCTCCCAGGCAACGCTAGGGCGCCGACGCGCTGGCAGGCCTGCACGATGCGACACTACACCCAAGTCGAAAAAGCTCACTCAattagaagaggaggctattgtTCActatattattgagctatctgcgcgagcttttccaccgaGATTaagtggtgtggaagatatggccaaccaactgctatGCGCCCGCGACGCACCTcctgtcggcaagctctgggcacaccGATTCttcaaacgccagccagagctccggacgcgttttacgcgtagatacgactaccagagggctaagtgcgaggatccaaaggttattagcgagtggtttgcgcttgtgcggaacactaaggccaagtacggtatcgtggatgacgatgtttacaacttcgacgagactgggtttatgatgggcattatcttcacgggcatggtagttacgacctcggacggccgtagcaaggccaaacaggcccagcctggcaatcgTGAGTGGGCTACGGTTATTCAGGGCGTGAATGCTTTGGGTTGGGCTATCCCGCCATTTACCATCTTAGCTGGGCAATATCACCTCGCCAATTGGTATCAAGAGTGCAGCCTTCCGGCCACCTGGCGCATTGCAAcaaccgataatggctggactaccaatccggtaggcctagattggatcaagcacttcgactatcacacggcgtcccgcacaaagggcaaataccggttgttaatccacgacggccacgaaagccaccactcgaccggattcgagcgctactgccagcagaacaacatcatcacgctctgcatgcctccacattcctccctccttcagccactcaatgttggctgctttgggccgctaaaacaggcgtacggtcgccagatcgaggacttgatgcgcgCACATATCAACCACGAAAGCAAGGTCGGTTTCCTCTGTGCtttccgcgaggccttcttcgcctctataacggagaagaatatacagggtggctttgcaggtgctggccttgtaccgtacgatccagaaagggtgctttccaagctggatgtaaagctttgtacgccaacacccccgacctcacggcccggtactccacaaccttgggtattccagacaccacccaacccccgagaagccaactcacagtcaacgctcattAAGACTCGTAttaccaaccatcaaaatagctccccgacttcgatGTTAGCTGCtgtagaccagcttactaagggtacgatggctgtgatgcaccaggtggcccTCCTTCAGTCAGAGAACGCTTcgctccgcaaggccaatgaggcactaagtaagcgccggagagctaaaaaacacgtgtacggctcggaggatcacttgcTATACAGGATGAACATGATCTACTGGACCAAAAGGCTATGGGTGcggagggagtgcaagaaacgcagcaggatggtaatggtgcagggggggtccgtacgaaggttcggtgctgtggtgtgtgcggcaagccaggccataatgcgcgcacttgccaggaggctgaagaagcctCAGATTCAGCTgcttctgatgtaattatagtcggttcctagtgttgtggtctagcaattgaggatagctGTAATAGAGTAGTAGCAGGTGACTCCCTTACTGATATGCCTCACtcactgataatgtacgttataaGAAATTTAACCTTTATAGAATATAGTATTTTAAAAATAATAAAATAGTATAAAACTAACATATATATGTTCGATAGTAAAGGCTATTATAATTAAAATAAAGTTACACCTTAATAGTAAAGTAAGCTTACGAATAATTAAGTATAATATTAAACATTTCGTACTAGTAAGATAATAATATTATATTGCTTTTAAAATTTTATATTATATAGTATATCTAGCGGGTATTGAACTTTGAAAATGAAAGGGTTTCAGAAAGAATGAAAAAATGTCATAGTTTCTAAGACTTGTACTCCAAACTCCATTTAATACACTTGCTTATTACTTTAAAAATCTATATTTTAGTAATTTTAACGTTCATATTAAAAAGCATTAGCCTTAGTATCCCTTTTCCTTTAGTATTTGGTCATTATTAAATACTATAACCAGAGTTTTCTTTACTTTTAGTGTACCAAATCTATTACTTTTAAGGGTTATACTTTGTTGGTCTTTAAAATACCTATTGAATAGTATCAAATGATTTAGAGTTTAACTTTATAATAAATAGTAGGTTTTTTTCAGTATTCAAAAGGAAGCAAGATTATAATAATATCATATTCCTTCAATAATCATTCAATAATTTATTCTTTTCATTAGTTCTTGAAAACATAGAATGATATTTTTATATAACTTTTTAAAGGCTTATTATAGTACCGTTTAGCGTTGTTTTAGCCCTTAATATATCTTAACTTTCAAATTGTTGAATTATTTAATTTAATTTCATCAATCCTCTTTCATAAACAGTTAATATGATTGAGTTAATATAATTAGTATATTAATTCACAACTATAGTTTTACTCATTATTAATATTAAAAATAAGTTCAATTAAATATTGATTAATCAAAGGAAGTCTAGCATATATAAAACATTACCACATTGCTTGGGATTTAGTATCTATATCTTTGAAATCAATTAGTTTATAATGGTTATTTGGATAGATTATCAATATAGTTATATATTATAGAATAAGATATATCGAATTAAgtaacgtgcgtgataagcgagcgccgcagacaagcgagcgccgcactttctaccaccctaccacagctatcctcaattacacaaccacaacactaggaaataACTATAACTGAATcggaaacagatgaatcagatgattctgcagcctcctggcatgtacgtgcatttatggccaggcttacCGCACACGCTACAGCACCAaatcttcgtacgagacccccctgtaccaccaccactttgtcgtaTTTCCTGGGCTACCTGCTAACCCACAGCTTTCTGTTCCAGTAGATCCTATTCCTCTTGTATAGTAAGTGACCCcccaagccgcacacgtgtttttttggctctccgtctcttactaagctcctcattggccttgcgtagcgaagagacctctgcacggagaAGAGCTACCTCGTGCATTATACCCATTGCTCCCTTGGTAAATTGGTCCATAGCGGCTAgcattgaggttggagagctgcCTTGATGGTTAGAAATTCGAGTTATAATAAGCGCTGACTGTGAGGTGACctctcgagggttgtgtggcgtttgagagacccaaggtagtgc encodes the following:
- a CDS encoding hypothetical protein (COG:S; EggNog:ENOG503P28U), with the protein product MKFPLSSLLASCLSFEAEVFIPFPAAAMSDIRRLKSRTRADYRYILEYRTRWSDNDMYDHMNNSIYNFLYDSVINTYLMENCGLHPPSSPQYGMVVHSHNDYFASISFPACAELALRVNRIGNSSVAYEIALFEKGHDAVRSVGEFVQVFVDRETGRPNAKGMNPELRRGLENLLVNREASKL